TCGGAATGGATACCAAGGAAGTGGTGGCGCGTTTCGAGTCGGAGCGCCAGGCGCTCGCGCTCATGAATCATCAGAATATCGCTCGGGTGTTTGACGCAGGCGCTACCGAAACTGGGCGCCCGTTCTTTGTGATGGAATATGTTCAAGGAGTTTCTATTTCCGAGTACTGCGACAATCTCAGGCTGAACACCAGGCAGAGACTCGAGCTCTTCATTCCCGTCTGCCAGGCCATTCAGCATGCTCACCAAAAAGGGATTATTCACCGCGACATCAAACCATCCAACGTACTCGTCACCATCTTGGATGGCAGGCCCGTGGCAAAGATAATTGACTTTGGCGTCGCAAAGGCTACGAACCAGCGGTTGACGGAAAAAACCCTTTTTACTCAGCATGGACATTTAGTTGGAACCCCGGAGTATATGAGCCCCGAGCAGGCCGAAATGTCTGGGCTAGATGTGGATACGACGACAGATGTCTATTCGCTCGGAGTGATGATGTATGAGTTGTTGGTCGGGGCACTGCCGTTCGACCGAAAGAGACTGCGCAAGGCCGCCTATGACGAAATGCGCAGGATCATCCGCGAGGAGGAACCTCCTACTCCGACCAAAAGGCTTTCCAGCCTGGGGAACGAAGCAAAGCAGATTGCAGATCGAAGGCGAACCGACGTCG
This Terriglobia bacterium DNA region includes the following protein-coding sequences:
- a CDS encoding serine/threonine protein kinase; this translates as MSGNARCRQCGRASLDDSLQNDLCNDCILTASTGPTPELKSETTDPFDEERSPLTEQPKCIGPFRILETLGHGGMGVVYLAEQKKPLRRKVAIKVIKFGMDTKEVVARFESERQALALMNHQNIARVFDAGATETGRPFFVMEYVQGVSISEYCDNLRLNTRQRLELFIPVCQAIQHAHQKGIIHRDIKPSNVLVTILDGRPVAKIIDFGVAKATNQRLTEKTLFTQHGHLVGTPEYMSPEQAEMSGLDVDTTTDVYSLGVMMYELLVGALPFDRKRLRKAAYDEMRRIIREEEPPTPTKRLSSLGNEAKQIADRRRTDVVSLQRQIQGDLDWITMKAMDKDRTRRYQSASELEADISRHFNDYGVPQKLDR